In Deltaproteobacteria bacterium, one genomic interval encodes:
- a CDS encoding prepilin-type N-terminal cleavage/methylation domain-containing protein, giving the protein MKVCQPENSDGYTFVEVLIVMVIIAIVSAVIITRSSDLSTGLVSQSEIMKTHIRYAQTLAMSAGGSDVYGIKCSADTDEYWLFQGSNPDGNIIQLTDDPSYDTDGDDKLELASKKIQTSAFTVYFDERGIPYSAYTDKSTNTPLTSDLAIVLTPAGEASPTQTITVTELTGFIP; this is encoded by the coding sequence ATTTGTCGAGGTGCTTATCGTGATGGTCATCATCGCCATCGTCAGCGCGGTCATCATCACCCGATCCAGCGACCTGTCGACCGGTCTGGTATCCCAGTCCGAAATCATGAAAACCCATATCCGCTACGCCCAGACGCTTGCCATGAGTGCCGGGGGCAGCGATGTTTACGGTATCAAGTGTAGTGCCGATACCGATGAATACTGGCTTTTTCAGGGCAGCAATCCGGACGGCAACATCATCCAGTTGACCGATGATCCGTCGTACGATACCGACGGGGACGACAAACTCGAGCTCGCAAGCAAAAAAATACAGACTAGTGCCTTTACGGTCTATTTCGATGAGAGGGGCATCCCCTACAGCGCCTACACGGACAAAAGCACCAACACGCCGTTAACGTCCGACCTGGCCATTGTTCTGACACCGGCCGGGGAGGCCTCCCCCACCCAGACCATAACCGTCACCGAACTGACCGGGTTTATCCCATGA
- a CDS encoding type II secretion system GspH family protein, producing MHNGKRGFTLLEIIVTLILISITGALMFPVLRTNLTSSAIPVRRVENQYRLVQEMDRLTGLYRSEIYKDTLDINVFKASSVDTSPLVVAGETGFLAAGQITGNAYASQSTSILRVTLSDGDQRLVAFFTE from the coding sequence ATGCACAATGGTAAACGAGGGTTTACCCTGCTGGAAATCATCGTCACCCTTATTTTGATCTCCATCACCGGTGCGCTGATGTTCCCGGTGCTGCGAACGAATCTGACCAGCAGTGCGATTCCCGTCAGGCGCGTGGAAAACCAGTACCGCCTCGTTCAGGAGATGGACCGCCTGACCGGGCTCTACCGCAGCGAAATATACAAGGACACGTTGGACATCAATGTGTTTAAAGCCAGCAGCGTCGACACGAGCCCTCTGGTTGTGGCCGGCGAAACGGGCTTCCTCGCAGCGGGACAGATCACCGGCAATGCGTACGCGTCCCAGTCAACAAGCATTCTCAGGGTGACCTTGTCCGACGGCGACCAGAGACTGGTCGCTTTTTTTACCGAATAA